A DNA window from Clavibacter sepedonicus contains the following coding sequences:
- the ileS gene encoding isoleucine--tRNA ligase gives MTYPRPVPDDPSAPDQVAASPRFPDVEKGILAFWKRDDTFRASVERREGCDEWVFYDGPPFANGLPHYGHLLTGYAKDAFPRFQTMRGKQVHRRFGWDTHGLPAELEAMRQLGITEKSEIEEMGVEEFNAVARRSVLEYTGEWEDYVTRSARWVDFEDDYKTLDLDFMESVIWAFKQLHTKGLAYEGFRVLPYCWHDQTPLSNHELRMDDDVYRMRQDQSVTVTFPLVGAKAESLGLTAVRALAWTTTPWTLPTNMALAVGPDIVYAVVPAGPAGAPDSEAPDALPRESSVRLAAEVLGSEYLIAQDLVGNYAKDLGYASAEDARAAVSRTVLGRELEGVAYDRLWDFYADTEVFGTENAWQVLVADYVTTTDGTGIVHQAPAYGEEDQQVCAAAGIPVILSLDEGGRFVDSVPEVAGELWSDAGRTLTRMLKAQGRLIRQASYEHSYPHCWRCKNPLIYKAVSSWFVRVTDFRDDMVRLNQDIEWTPENVKDGQFGKWIGNARDWSISRNRFWGSPIPVWKSDDPAYPRIDVYGSLDELEADFGVRPTDLHRPFIDGLTRPNPDDPTGRSTMRRIEDVLDVWFDSGSMPFAQVHYPFENREWFDAHSPADFIVEYIGQTRGWFYTLHALSTALFGRPAFSSVVSHGIVLGNDGQKMSKSLRNYPDVNEVFDRDGSDAMRWFLLASPVLRGGNLVVTEEGIREGVRQVLLPLWSTWYFFSLYANSAQPGGYEAHRDTTSDDVLDRYVLARTRRLVTEVTEHMTALDSTLAAASLRDFADVLTNWYVRRSRDRFWAGTEAGDTRAFDTLYTVLETVTRVAAPLLPLVSERIWKDLTGGRSVHLEDWPEPDDLPADDRLVEVMDRVRQVASTALSLRKQSGLRVRQPLARLTVVSDDADGLARFEDILRDELNVKAVAVEELTPTSAADAGITRRLTVNARVAGPRLGKGVQQVIQAAREGDWTEVDGEVVAGGTPLVAGEYELVLEVAGDRADQALALLPGGGYLLLDTALTPELEAEGLARDVVRNVQDARKGAGLDVSDRISLVIRLDAAGAEQAERFRDLIARETLAVALRIDADAPADPDPGITVGGGSPLYIEVERA, from the coding sequence ATGACCTACCCCCGTCCCGTCCCTGACGACCCGAGCGCCCCCGACCAGGTCGCCGCGAGCCCGCGCTTCCCGGACGTCGAGAAGGGCATCCTCGCGTTCTGGAAGCGCGATGACACGTTCCGCGCCTCCGTCGAGCGCCGCGAGGGGTGCGACGAGTGGGTCTTCTACGACGGCCCGCCCTTCGCCAACGGCCTGCCGCACTACGGGCACCTGCTGACCGGCTACGCGAAGGACGCCTTCCCGCGCTTCCAGACCATGCGCGGCAAGCAGGTCCACCGCCGCTTCGGCTGGGACACGCACGGCCTCCCCGCCGAGCTCGAGGCGATGCGCCAGCTCGGGATCACCGAGAAGAGCGAGATCGAGGAGATGGGCGTCGAGGAGTTCAACGCCGTCGCCCGCCGCTCGGTGCTCGAGTACACGGGCGAGTGGGAGGACTACGTCACCCGCTCCGCCCGCTGGGTCGACTTCGAGGACGACTACAAGACGCTCGACCTCGACTTCATGGAGTCGGTCATCTGGGCGTTCAAGCAGCTGCACACGAAGGGCCTCGCCTACGAGGGCTTCCGCGTGCTGCCCTACTGCTGGCACGACCAGACCCCCCTGAGCAACCACGAGCTGCGGATGGACGACGACGTCTACCGCATGCGCCAGGACCAGTCCGTCACGGTCACGTTCCCCCTCGTCGGCGCCAAGGCGGAGTCGCTCGGCCTCACCGCCGTGCGCGCGCTCGCCTGGACGACCACGCCCTGGACCCTCCCGACGAACATGGCGCTCGCGGTCGGGCCCGACATCGTCTACGCCGTCGTCCCCGCCGGCCCCGCGGGCGCGCCCGACTCCGAGGCGCCCGACGCGCTGCCCCGCGAGTCGTCGGTGCGGCTCGCGGCCGAGGTGCTCGGATCCGAGTACCTCATCGCCCAGGACCTGGTGGGGAACTACGCCAAGGACCTCGGCTACGCGTCCGCGGAGGATGCCCGCGCCGCCGTCTCCCGCACCGTGCTCGGCCGCGAGCTCGAGGGCGTCGCGTACGACCGGCTCTGGGACTTCTACGCCGACACCGAGGTCTTCGGCACCGAGAACGCGTGGCAGGTGCTCGTCGCCGACTACGTCACGACCACCGACGGCACCGGCATCGTCCACCAGGCACCGGCCTACGGCGAGGAGGACCAGCAGGTCTGCGCCGCCGCCGGGATCCCCGTGATCTTGTCGCTCGACGAGGGCGGCCGCTTCGTCGACAGCGTCCCCGAGGTCGCGGGCGAGCTGTGGTCGGACGCCGGCAGGACCCTCACGCGCATGCTCAAGGCGCAGGGCCGCCTGATCCGCCAGGCCAGCTACGAGCACTCCTACCCGCACTGCTGGCGCTGCAAGAACCCGCTCATCTACAAGGCGGTCTCCAGCTGGTTCGTGCGCGTCACCGACTTCCGCGACGACATGGTGCGCCTCAACCAGGACATCGAGTGGACGCCGGAGAACGTCAAGGACGGCCAGTTCGGCAAGTGGATCGGCAACGCCCGCGACTGGTCCATCTCGCGCAACCGGTTCTGGGGCAGCCCCATCCCCGTGTGGAAGAGCGACGACCCCGCGTACCCGCGCATCGACGTGTACGGCAGCCTCGACGAGCTCGAGGCGGACTTCGGCGTGCGGCCGACCGACCTGCACCGCCCGTTCATCGACGGGCTCACGCGCCCGAACCCCGACGACCCGACCGGTCGCTCCACCATGCGCCGCATCGAGGACGTGCTCGACGTCTGGTTCGACTCGGGATCCATGCCCTTCGCGCAGGTGCACTACCCGTTCGAGAACCGCGAGTGGTTCGACGCGCACAGCCCGGCGGACTTCATCGTCGAGTACATCGGCCAGACCCGCGGCTGGTTCTACACGCTGCACGCGCTGTCGACCGCGCTGTTCGGGCGGCCGGCGTTCTCGAGCGTCGTCAGCCACGGCATCGTGCTCGGCAACGACGGCCAGAAGATGTCGAAGTCGCTCCGCAACTACCCGGACGTGAACGAGGTGTTCGACCGCGACGGATCCGACGCCATGCGCTGGTTCCTCCTCGCGAGCCCCGTGCTCCGCGGCGGCAACCTCGTCGTCACCGAGGAGGGGATCCGCGAGGGCGTCCGCCAGGTGCTGCTCCCGCTCTGGAGCACCTGGTACTTCTTCTCCCTCTACGCCAACTCCGCGCAGCCCGGCGGCTACGAGGCGCACCGCGACACGACGAGCGACGACGTGCTGGACCGCTACGTCCTGGCCCGCACCCGCCGCCTCGTCACCGAGGTCACGGAGCACATGACCGCCCTCGACTCGACGCTGGCCGCGGCCTCCCTCCGCGACTTCGCCGACGTGCTCACCAACTGGTACGTGCGCCGCAGCCGCGACCGCTTCTGGGCGGGTACGGAAGCCGGCGACACGCGCGCGTTCGACACCCTGTACACGGTCCTCGAGACCGTGACGCGCGTCGCCGCGCCGCTGCTGCCGCTCGTGTCCGAGCGGATCTGGAAGGACCTCACGGGCGGGCGCAGCGTCCACCTGGAGGACTGGCCCGAACCCGACGACCTGCCCGCGGACGACCGCCTCGTCGAGGTGATGGACCGGGTCCGTCAGGTCGCCTCGACCGCGCTCTCGCTCCGCAAGCAGTCCGGCCTCCGCGTGCGCCAGCCGCTCGCGCGCCTGACGGTCGTGAGCGACGACGCCGACGGCCTCGCGCGCTTCGAGGACATCCTGCGCGACGAGCTCAACGTCAAGGCCGTGGCCGTCGAGGAGCTGACGCCGACGAGCGCGGCGGACGCCGGCATCACGCGCCGCCTCACGGTGAACGCGCGCGTCGCCGGGCCCCGCCTCGGCAAGGGCGTGCAGCAGGTGATCCAGGCCGCCCGCGAGGGCGACTGGACGGAAGTCGACGGCGAGGTCGTCGCGGGCGGCACGCCGCTCGTGGCCGGCGAGTACGAGCTCGTGCTGGAGGTGGCCGGTGACCGCGCCGACCAGGCGCTCGCGCTCCTGCCGGGCGGCGGGTACCTGCTGCTCGACACCGCGCTCACGCCCGAGCTCGAGGCCGAGGGGCTCGCGCGCGACGTGGTGCGCAACGTCCAGGACGCGCGGAAGGGCGCGGGCCTCGACGTGAGCGACCGCATCTCCCTCGTGATCCGGCTGGACGCGGCGGGCGCGGAGCAGGCGGAGCGGTTCCGCGACCTCATCGCCCGTGAGACCCTGGCGGTGGCGCTGCGGATCGACGCGGACGCACCGGCGGATCCGGACCCCGGCATCACCGTCGGCGGCGGATCGCCCCTGTACATCGAGGTGGAACGAGCATGA